In Rhodopirellula halodulae, one DNA window encodes the following:
- a CDS encoding 3-keto-disaccharide hydrolase, giving the protein MTRTLNFRSLFGLVAAACLATTSMAQDSSASSAWKTLFNGEDLSGWHGQPHFDPYKLAELSDEERQAKIAEWTEDAKKHWSVENGELVNDGHGAYLTTDETYSDYELKLEYRTVAKADSGIYLKGTPQVQIWDSTDEGKFSLGANLGSGALWNNSPGAAGKDPLVKADKPFGEWNSVRIVQVGSRTSVWLNDQMTVDHAIMENYWRRDEPLPPSGPIQLQTHGGEIRWRNIMVRPIEIDEANDILASHHTDGFQSVFDGKTLDGWVGAVNDYEVTEDGTIQCQKGKGGNLLTEKEYDDFTVRLRFRLPPRGNNGLAIRAPLQGNPAYAAMTELQVLDNDHPAYAKLDQRQYHGSAYGMAAAKRGYLRPTGEWNFQQVTVIGPTIRVELNGNIILNTDLSQIDDYMADSPHPGKTRKSGHFGFAGHNDPVEFKDISIREEK; this is encoded by the coding sequence ATGACTCGTACCTTGAACTTTCGATCGCTCTTCGGCCTCGTCGCGGCAGCGTGTCTCGCGACCACCAGCATGGCTCAGGATTCCAGCGCTTCATCCGCATGGAAAACACTCTTCAACGGCGAGGATCTATCAGGATGGCACGGCCAACCACACTTTGATCCGTACAAGTTGGCAGAACTTTCTGACGAAGAACGCCAAGCCAAGATTGCGGAATGGACCGAAGACGCAAAGAAACATTGGTCGGTCGAGAATGGCGAACTGGTCAACGACGGCCACGGCGCTTACCTGACGACAGACGAAACCTATTCCGATTATGAGTTGAAGCTGGAATATCGCACGGTCGCCAAAGCGGACAGTGGGATCTACTTGAAAGGCACGCCTCAAGTTCAGATTTGGGACAGCACCGACGAAGGCAAGTTCAGCTTGGGAGCCAACCTGGGCAGTGGTGCTTTGTGGAACAATTCACCTGGTGCTGCGGGGAAGGACCCGTTGGTCAAAGCCGACAAGCCGTTCGGCGAGTGGAACTCGGTTCGCATCGTACAAGTCGGCTCGCGAACGTCCGTTTGGCTGAACGATCAGATGACCGTGGACCATGCGATCATGGAAAACTACTGGCGACGCGACGAGCCTTTGCCACCGTCAGGTCCGATTCAGCTTCAAACCCACGGCGGCGAGATCCGTTGGCGAAACATCATGGTTCGTCCCATTGAGATCGACGAAGCCAATGACATCTTGGCGTCGCATCACACCGATGGTTTTCAGTCGGTCTTCGATGGAAAGACACTGGATGGCTGGGTGGGGGCGGTCAACGATTATGAGGTTACCGAAGATGGAACGATCCAGTGCCAGAAGGGCAAAGGAGGCAACCTGTTGACGGAGAAGGAATACGATGACTTCACGGTGCGTCTGCGTTTCCGCTTGCCACCTCGCGGCAACAACGGCTTGGCAATTCGTGCTCCCTTACAAGGCAATCCCGCCTACGCCGCGATGACGGAGTTGCAAGTCTTGGACAACGACCATCCCGCTTATGCCAAATTGGATCAGCGGCAATACCATGGTTCGGCATACGGAATGGCGGCAGCCAAACGCGGTTACCTGCGTCCGACCGGTGAGTGGAACTTCCAACAAGTCACGGTGATCGGCCCCACGATTCGCGTCGAGTTGAATGGCAACATCATCCTGAACACGGACTTGTCGCAGATCGATGACTACATGGCCGACAGCCCGCACCCTGGGAAGACGCGCAAGTCAGGGCACTTCGGTTTCGCTGGACACAACGACCCGGTGGAATTCAAAGACATCTCGATTCGCGAAGAAAAATAG
- a CDS encoding carbohydrate-binding domain-containing protein, producing MNFRNLLKPLKRRVLQRSQTASRRGSDVEWSAETLEPRLLLAGDAGQEISFAANASGIQIQAIGETGEEYLEVRYDNRDIGYMLLTTEWATYQFDVDYTSIDPSKLQIHFLNDLYDPDQGIDRNAQIGSVTIGDQVLSSDAADVFSTGTWLAEDGIVAGSGRGSVLNANGYLQYGTPTGSELVVYARGAEGAELMSVQAGEYHANRINVGTELQAYRFYVNEVIDPNSVRIEFLNDLYRPDLGIDQNLIIDRIELDGVTYQSEDASTYVTGVFRDGQIRSGYYQTEQIDARGYMQFDATTFESERYRLDQSIVGDGLTELTTTFPFDDHHAINSNNQSVLAWTETDWGQGSTFVRTINVQVVNADGTVDENFNGGEPVDLIAATMAHLNDTSGETYRYSLREVATDSQDRILAQVQKYDTNGFFNNYTTFLIRLQADGQFDAGFASNGFLQINEGSITTASAMALDGQDRILVSNATTIARYNSDGSADNSFGDSGSTGIPAPDVANYTPGSTKLAIRDDNSIVVLTGLQYNANPSANYLVQLNEDGSTGTWFGDNGIVSIPYQQFSLYSNFSERFEQMIVDDQGRITLLGDVAVLRYTINGQLDATFGDGGRTLLPEYTVSDGQVFFGSYNNFFIQDGEGRFLIPYVGGLARLTADGQLDATFGGGDGLAAFQPIENGNLQTYSVREGLIDNDGELRTLARANTGFGVAYWELV from the coding sequence ATGAACTTCCGCAACCTATTGAAGCCACTGAAGCGTCGAGTCCTTCAACGTTCCCAGACTGCCTCACGCCGGGGAAGTGACGTCGAATGGTCCGCGGAGACATTGGAACCCCGTCTGTTGCTGGCGGGTGACGCGGGGCAGGAGATCAGCTTTGCTGCGAACGCTTCGGGGATCCAGATTCAGGCGATCGGTGAAACGGGCGAGGAGTATCTGGAGGTCCGCTATGACAATCGAGACATTGGCTACATGCTTTTGACGACGGAGTGGGCGACTTACCAGTTCGACGTCGACTACACCTCGATTGACCCATCGAAGTTGCAGATTCATTTTCTAAATGATTTGTACGATCCCGATCAGGGCATCGATCGAAATGCACAAATTGGAAGCGTCACGATCGGGGATCAGGTACTGAGCAGTGACGCGGCGGACGTTTTCTCGACGGGAACTTGGTTGGCAGAAGACGGCATTGTGGCGGGATCCGGTCGTGGCAGCGTTTTGAATGCCAATGGTTACCTTCAATACGGCACCCCCACCGGTTCGGAATTGGTCGTCTACGCGCGTGGCGCCGAAGGCGCTGAATTGATGAGCGTGCAGGCGGGCGAGTATCACGCGAATCGCATCAACGTGGGAACCGAATTGCAAGCTTATCGTTTCTATGTGAACGAAGTCATTGACCCAAACTCGGTTCGCATCGAATTCTTGAACGATCTTTATCGCCCCGATCTCGGGATCGATCAAAACCTCATCATCGACCGCATCGAATTGGATGGGGTGACCTACCAAAGCGAAGACGCATCGACCTACGTGACCGGCGTGTTCCGCGATGGACAAATTCGATCGGGTTACTATCAAACCGAACAGATCGATGCTCGCGGGTACATGCAATTTGACGCAACCACGTTTGAAAGCGAACGTTACCGACTGGATCAGTCCATTGTCGGTGACGGTTTGACAGAACTGACCACGACGTTCCCGTTTGATGATCATCACGCGATCAACTCGAACAATCAGTCCGTGCTGGCTTGGACCGAAACGGACTGGGGCCAAGGAAGCACTTTCGTTCGCACCATCAATGTTCAAGTCGTCAATGCCGATGGCACCGTGGACGAGAACTTCAATGGCGGTGAGCCCGTTGATTTGATCGCGGCGACGATGGCCCACCTGAATGACACCTCGGGTGAAACCTATCGCTATTCACTTCGAGAAGTCGCGACTGACTCACAAGATCGCATTCTGGCTCAGGTTCAGAAGTACGACACCAATGGATTTTTCAATAACTACACGACTTTTTTGATCCGTTTGCAGGCCGACGGTCAATTTGACGCCGGCTTCGCCAGTAATGGCTTTTTGCAAATCAACGAAGGCAGCATCACCACCGCCTCAGCGATGGCTCTCGACGGCCAAGACCGAATTTTGGTTAGCAACGCGACGACCATTGCCCGCTACAACTCCGATGGTTCGGCGGACAACTCCTTCGGGGATTCCGGATCGACTGGCATCCCAGCACCTGACGTGGCGAACTACACGCCAGGCAGCACGAAACTGGCCATCCGTGACGACAACTCAATTGTCGTGCTGACCGGATTGCAATACAACGCCAACCCATCCGCGAACTATTTGGTGCAACTGAACGAAGACGGTTCGACCGGGACTTGGTTCGGTGACAACGGCATTGTTTCGATTCCTTACCAGCAATTCTCGCTGTATTCGAACTTCAGCGAACGGTTCGAGCAGATGATTGTCGACGATCAAGGCCGAATCACGTTGCTTGGGGATGTCGCGGTTCTGCGATACACCATCAACGGTCAATTGGACGCAACGTTCGGTGACGGCGGGCGAACGTTACTGCCCGAATACACCGTTTCGGACGGACAAGTGTTCTTTGGTTCGTACAACAATTTCTTCATCCAAGACGGCGAGGGTCGTTTCCTGATTCCATACGTCGGCGGCTTGGCGAGATTGACGGCGGACGGCCAACTGGATGCGACCTTCGGCGGCGGCGACGGGTTGGCTGCGTTCCAACCGATCGAGAATGGTAATTTGCAAACCTACTCTGTTCGCGAAGGTTTGATCGACAACGATGGTGAGCTTCGCACCTTGGCAAGAGCCAACACCGGGTTCGGTGTGGCTTATTGGGAATTGGTTTGA
- a CDS encoding SLC13 family permease encodes MNLDKLSKWMLPIAPLIAIGIALVANRSGLSDPASACAGVAITCALWWIFECLHIAVVGLLPFVALPTLGIISHGEVANAYGHSMILLLLGGFLLSAAMERSGAHRRIAINMVRLVGGQGGKRLVLGFMLATASLSMWISNSATALMMLPIAMAVLSQTKDTKLRVPLLLGIAFSASVGGMATPIGTPPNVVFMGEMQKKFGVEVPFATWMAFGLPITCILIPIIWWWLCRKLDDASAVTMPEIEPIAKNEIYLLAVFGVTALLWMTRVGPWGGWTGLLPWDGSKVGDATIALGASLFLFLCPDGLKQGSRLMDWETATKIPWGILIMFGGGMALAMGFDESGLSVAIGQQLTFLKEAPSWLIVLSICLLVTFLTEITSSTATAMLLLPILAALSIEVGLPPALLMLPGTISCSCAFMLPVATAPNVIVFGAGGIRTDEMARNGLFLNLVAAVVITAVSLTVAKMEWMPEIPASPEETDQAAEGWDLVPPKC; translated from the coding sequence ATGAATCTCGACAAGCTTTCCAAATGGATGCTGCCGATCGCGCCGCTAATCGCGATCGGCATCGCACTGGTTGCCAATCGATCCGGGTTGTCTGATCCCGCGTCGGCTTGTGCGGGCGTTGCCATCACGTGCGCGTTGTGGTGGATCTTCGAATGCTTGCACATTGCCGTGGTGGGTTTATTGCCGTTTGTCGCATTGCCGACGTTGGGCATCATCAGCCACGGTGAAGTTGCCAACGCATACGGCCATTCGATGATTCTGTTGTTGCTTGGCGGCTTTTTGCTTTCGGCAGCGATGGAACGCAGTGGCGCTCACCGCCGCATTGCCATCAACATGGTTCGATTGGTGGGCGGCCAAGGCGGCAAACGATTGGTGCTGGGGTTCATGTTGGCGACCGCATCGCTTTCCATGTGGATCAGCAATTCCGCGACGGCATTGATGATGTTGCCGATCGCGATGGCGGTGTTGTCGCAAACCAAAGACACAAAGTTGCGCGTGCCATTGCTGCTGGGAATCGCGTTCTCCGCCAGCGTCGGTGGAATGGCGACTCCAATTGGAACGCCGCCGAACGTGGTGTTCATGGGTGAGATGCAGAAGAAATTTGGCGTGGAGGTTCCGTTTGCCACTTGGATGGCGTTCGGGTTACCGATCACTTGCATCCTGATCCCGATCATTTGGTGGTGGCTGTGTCGAAAGCTCGATGATGCTTCCGCCGTCACCATGCCAGAAATCGAACCAATCGCGAAGAACGAGATTTATCTGCTGGCGGTGTTTGGTGTCACGGCGCTCTTGTGGATGACTCGTGTCGGCCCTTGGGGCGGCTGGACCGGGCTGCTTCCGTGGGATGGTTCCAAAGTCGGTGATGCCACGATCGCGTTGGGGGCATCGTTGTTTCTTTTCCTTTGCCCGGATGGTTTGAAACAAGGCAGCCGGCTGATGGACTGGGAAACGGCCACCAAGATTCCGTGGGGAATCCTGATCATGTTCGGGGGCGGGATGGCGCTGGCGATGGGATTTGATGAATCCGGTTTGAGCGTTGCCATCGGTCAGCAATTGACGTTTTTGAAAGAAGCCCCGTCCTGGTTGATCGTTCTGTCGATCTGTTTGCTGGTGACGTTCTTGACGGAGATCACCAGCAGCACCGCGACGGCGATGTTGTTGCTGCCCATTTTGGCGGCGCTTTCCATCGAAGTCGGCTTGCCGCCTGCGTTGTTGATGCTGCCGGGAACGATCAGTTGTTCCTGCGCGTTCATGTTGCCGGTCGCGACGGCGCCGAACGTGATTGTTTTTGGCGCAGGTGGCATTCGCACCGACGAGATGGCCCGCAATGGTTTGTTCCTGAACCTCGTGGCTGCGGTGGTGATCACGGCGGTGTCGCTGACCGTGGCAAAGATGGAATGGATGCCGGAAATCCCAGCCTCGCCCGAAGAAACCGATCAGGCCGCAGAAGGTTGGGACCTCGTTCCGCCGAAGTGTTGA
- a CDS encoding RbsD/FucU family protein — MLLSNLIHPEISAICAAAGHHSTILIADGNYPALNKRGKNAKLVSLNLSPGLVSCNQVLQALLSAVPFEAAMTMQTETEGPYALDGDPPVWEDYRKSLKDAGSSVELQPLEKWAFYDHVITDDHVLTIQTGDQQRYANLLLTIGVRMDG, encoded by the coding sequence ATGCTTCTTTCCAATCTCATTCACCCGGAAATCTCTGCCATCTGTGCCGCGGCGGGACACCACAGCACGATCTTGATCGCGGACGGCAATTACCCCGCGCTTAACAAGCGTGGAAAGAACGCGAAATTGGTCAGTTTGAATCTCAGCCCCGGTTTGGTTTCTTGCAACCAAGTGCTGCAGGCCCTGCTGTCGGCGGTTCCTTTTGAAGCCGCGATGACGATGCAAACCGAAACCGAGGGACCGTATGCGTTGGACGGAGATCCACCGGTTTGGGAAGACTATCGCAAGTCACTGAAAGACGCCGGCAGCAGCGTCGAATTGCAACCACTCGAAAAATGGGCGTTCTACGATCACGTGATCACGGATGACCATGTGTTGACGATTCAAACCGGTGACCAGCAACGCTACGCGAATCTTCTGCTCACCATCGGTGTGCGGATGGATGGATGA
- a CDS encoding sugar phosphate isomerase/epimerase family protein, with product MAFRYAICNETYGDMPLNEALALAKNAGYTGWEVAPFMLAENIREFSKSDRRSYREQVSDAGMQIIGLHWLLAKTEGYHLTTRDAVTRGNTTAYLSELAELCADLGGTLMVLGSPQQRNRTEGQSTEEAMENAAEVLRGVLPALHSHNVKIALEPLGPSEGDFLNTADEGVRLAEMINDPHIGLHLDVKAMSSEAKPIDDVIRQHADSMIHFHANDPNLLGPGMGDVKFEPIMRALSDVDYEGWVSVEVFDYSPGVETITRESIQNLKHAIA from the coding sequence ATGGCCTTTCGCTACGCAATTTGCAACGAAACTTACGGCGACATGCCGCTGAACGAAGCCCTCGCTCTTGCGAAAAATGCCGGCTACACCGGATGGGAGGTCGCCCCGTTCATGCTGGCCGAAAATATCCGCGAGTTTTCAAAATCGGATCGTCGGTCTTACCGCGAGCAGGTCTCCGATGCGGGCATGCAGATCATCGGCTTGCATTGGTTGTTGGCAAAAACCGAAGGCTATCATTTGACAACGCGAGACGCGGTCACTCGAGGCAATACGACCGCCTATCTGAGTGAACTGGCGGAATTGTGTGCCGACCTTGGCGGGACGTTGATGGTGTTGGGATCGCCGCAGCAACGCAATCGAACCGAAGGGCAAAGCACCGAAGAAGCGATGGAGAATGCGGCCGAAGTCCTTCGCGGCGTTCTACCAGCGTTGCATTCGCACAATGTCAAAATAGCGTTGGAACCGCTCGGTCCGAGCGAAGGCGATTTTCTCAACACCGCGGACGAAGGCGTCCGGTTAGCGGAGATGATCAACGATCCGCACATCGGGCTGCATTTGGACGTTAAAGCGATGAGCAGCGAAGCCAAACCGATCGACGACGTGATTCGCCAACATGCCGACTCGATGATTCATTTCCACGCCAATGACCCGAACCTGCTGGGGCCAGGCATGGGAGACGTGAAGTTTGAACCGATCATGCGTGCGTTGTCGGATGTGGACTACGAAGGCTGGGTGAGCGTTGAAGTGTTTGACTATTCACCAGGGGTCGAGACGATCACTCGGGAAAGTATTCAGAACCTGAAGCATGCGATCGCGTGA
- a CDS encoding FKBP-type peptidyl-prolyl cis-trans isomerase: MFTRSIASHLTFTALAATLFFAGCGQTDRSSGPGPEDPDAPKEFTTTDTGLKYRILRKGSGDLPGRESFVTVDYVGWLDSGREFDSSYNRREPATFNLSSVIPAWTEGVQLIGEGGMIELEVPSDLGYGAAGMPPTIPPNATLHFKVELYDSRQ, encoded by the coding sequence ATGTTCACTCGTTCCATCGCATCGCACCTCACCTTCACCGCGTTGGCAGCCACGCTGTTCTTTGCCGGCTGTGGCCAGACCGATCGTTCCAGTGGCCCTGGACCGGAAGACCCCGACGCGCCGAAAGAGTTCACCACCACCGATACTGGTTTGAAATACCGTATCCTTCGAAAAGGTTCCGGTGATCTTCCTGGTCGCGAAAGCTTCGTCACTGTCGACTACGTGGGTTGGTTGGATAGCGGCCGTGAGTTTGACAGCTCGTACAACCGGCGAGAGCCAGCGACGTTCAATCTATCCAGCGTCATTCCCGCTTGGACGGAAGGAGTCCAGTTGATTGGCGAAGGCGGAATGATTGAATTGGAGGTGCCGTCTGACCTGGGATACGGTGCGGCCGGGATGCCGCCAACCATTCCACCAAATGCCACCTTGCACTTCAAAGTCGAGCTGTACGACTCACGTCAGTAA
- a CDS encoding endonuclease/exonuclease/phosphatase family protein: MVSFALLVVCLVPSIGGGQDLDSMPAQNVPETSQRDSLSLRVATFNVSLYGDEAGEVLRRLETGSDRQAIQLATVIRTIRPDVLLLCEIDHDEDAQTLNAFVERYLREQGNAKEESTNELGSETLPINYPYRWSIPTNTGLLSDQDLDSDGDVELPTDAHGFGKYRGQYAMAILSRYPILSEAIRSFQTLRWSNMPGALRPFNPESNEPYHPDAVWKSLRLSSKNHVDIPIRIPVGASSSNNDGASSRVLHWLACHPTPPVFDGKEDRNGKRNHDEIRFWSDYISDGKSVWIVDDQGNSGGLGGDRDGSPASFVIAGDLNSDPKEGDSLRGGIRNLLAHPRVQDTLPTSPQHGIATARFGRNPIRVDYVLPSSDWHVINSGVVWPDAGTALGKATEASDHRMVWVDLRLQP, from the coding sequence GTGGTTTCTTTTGCCCTGCTCGTTGTGTGTCTCGTTCCTTCCATTGGTGGTGGGCAAGACCTGGATTCCATGCCCGCTCAAAACGTTCCTGAAACTTCGCAGCGAGATTCGTTGAGCTTGCGAGTCGCCACGTTCAACGTGTCGTTGTACGGGGACGAAGCGGGCGAGGTGTTGCGTCGATTGGAAACGGGAAGCGACCGCCAAGCCATCCAATTGGCGACGGTAATTCGGACAATCCGCCCCGACGTGTTGCTGCTTTGCGAGATCGATCACGACGAAGATGCTCAAACGCTGAACGCTTTCGTCGAACGCTATCTTCGCGAGCAAGGGAATGCGAAAGAAGAGAGTACGAATGAGTTGGGCAGCGAGACTTTGCCGATCAACTACCCGTATCGATGGTCCATCCCGACCAACACGGGATTGTTGAGCGACCAGGATTTGGATTCGGATGGTGACGTCGAATTGCCAACCGATGCTCATGGGTTTGGTAAGTATCGCGGTCAATACGCGATGGCGATTCTAAGCCGCTATCCCATACTCAGCGAAGCGATCCGAAGTTTTCAAACGCTTCGTTGGTCGAACATGCCGGGAGCACTGCGTCCGTTCAATCCGGAGAGCAACGAACCCTACCACCCCGATGCGGTTTGGAAATCGTTACGTCTGTCCAGCAAGAACCATGTGGACATTCCCATTCGAATCCCGGTCGGGGCATCAAGTTCGAACAACGATGGTGCCAGTTCGCGTGTGTTGCACTGGTTGGCTTGTCATCCAACGCCGCCCGTGTTTGATGGGAAAGAAGATCGAAACGGGAAACGCAATCATGATGAGATCCGTTTTTGGTCGGATTACATCTCGGACGGAAAGTCCGTTTGGATCGTCGACGATCAAGGGAACTCGGGTGGGTTGGGGGGCGACCGTGATGGATCTCCCGCGTCGTTCGTGATCGCCGGTGATTTAAATTCGGATCCAAAGGAAGGCGACAGTCTTCGCGGTGGCATCCGAAACCTGTTGGCTCACCCGCGCGTGCAAGACACGTTGCCCACCAGCCCTCAACATGGAATTGCCACAGCGAGGTTCGGTCGAAACCCAATTCGAGTCGACTATGTCTTGCCGTCGTCAGATTGGCACGTCATAAATTCGGGCGTGGTTTGGCCGGATGCTGGCACCGCACTCGGGAAGGCCACCGAAGCCTCCGACCACCGCATGGTTTGGGTAGATCTGCGGCTTCAGCCTTGA
- a CDS encoding PP2C family protein-serine/threonine phosphatase, whose protein sequence is MNSEDQIHAAGRTHVGQRREDNQDQFLIAELRKSMQIHQTSLALDEESTLFGGRNGQLLVVADGMGGHASGRRASNLAVDHLITQLLNNVHWFLHLDEERDQSFIDSLKSLLERTNLKLLNESKQSEEDRGMGTTLTVAYIVWPRMYVVHAGDSRCYLVRSGQCSQITTDHTLARQLVDAGSMKPEDEATSRWSNVLWNVLGGHGENQFTAQVVRVDLLPNDTVILCSDGLSRYVDPNTMVSVVDQFGTDLQGMTDHLIQIANEAGGVDNITVVVGQPGANQPERDTVEPSRTVPLVRLDDESDLQSDQASSMSLQDLQRFANEDTLPDERDRQR, encoded by the coding sequence GTGAATTCAGAAGATCAAATTCATGCTGCCGGACGAACTCACGTCGGGCAGCGTCGCGAAGACAACCAAGACCAGTTCCTGATTGCCGAACTGCGGAAGTCGATGCAGATTCACCAGACGAGTTTGGCGTTGGATGAGGAGTCGACTTTGTTCGGCGGCCGCAACGGTCAACTGCTGGTGGTGGCTGATGGAATGGGCGGCCACGCATCAGGACGCCGGGCCAGCAACCTCGCGGTCGATCATTTGATCACCCAGTTGCTGAACAACGTTCACTGGTTTCTCCACTTGGATGAGGAACGCGACCAAAGTTTCATCGATTCCCTCAAGAGTCTGCTCGAACGCACCAACTTGAAACTGTTGAACGAGTCCAAGCAGTCCGAAGAAGACCGCGGGATGGGAACGACGTTGACGGTCGCATACATCGTTTGGCCTCGCATGTACGTGGTGCACGCGGGCGACAGTCGTTGTTACTTGGTTCGCAGTGGGCAGTGCAGCCAAATCACCACCGACCACACGCTTGCCCGGCAATTGGTGGACGCGGGATCGATGAAACCGGAAGACGAAGCGACCAGCCGATGGTCCAACGTGCTTTGGAATGTTTTGGGCGGCCACGGTGAGAATCAGTTCACCGCCCAAGTCGTTCGGGTGGACTTGCTGCCCAACGACACAGTCATCCTTTGCAGCGACGGTCTGTCTCGATATGTCGATCCGAACACGATGGTGTCCGTGGTGGATCAATTCGGAACTGACCTACAAGGCATGACGGATCATCTGATTCAAATTGCGAATGAGGCGGGCGGCGTCGACAATATCACCGTGGTGGTGGGACAACCCGGTGCCAACCAGCCGGAACGAGACACGGTGGAACCATCGCGCACGGTTCCACTGGTCAGGTTGGACGACGAAAGTGACCTGCAATCGGACCAGGCGTCTTCGATGAGTCTTCAGGACCTACAACGTTTCGCCAACGAAGACACGTTGCCGGACGAGCGGGATCGCCAACGTTGA